A stretch of DNA from Orcinus orca chromosome 3, mOrcOrc1.1, whole genome shotgun sequence:
ATATTTTTGAGCTGGGCTTGTGTTTATTCAGAATAAAAAAAGGGTCGGAGCTGTCTTCTCTGCTCTATATTTCAGCACAGAAAAAAATCTTCACACACATTGCTACTGTGTTTAAACGAACTGTGCTATGCTCCCCTTACAAGGAGAAGAACTGAGTATGCAGTCTGATTTAGGGTGCTTTTCCTGTGGGTGTTTGACAATAGAAGCATACCATCACAaatccaagaaaataaatttattaaactttgaaggaaaaaaatccacagacataaagaaagttaaatataaacTGCAGGACACAACTAGTCATACTAGTGAATAATGGCTTGTGTGGCCAGCAAAGTACCAAAATGACATTCGGAGACCGATTGAGGTATTTAGCTATTTTTGGCTATAGAAATGTTGTCAGCGTATTGTAAAATAGTAAGATAGTTTTCCCAAACACACAGTTTTTAGTTGAATTAGGTTCTACATTGATGAAACTGTCTATGAAACTAAATTATGTAGCTCTTAGAGAAAACCGTAGCAGCAAGGTAGCAGAAAATCTATTAAACATCTATTACAAAGTAACATGTTGAACTTTAAACACCCAATTCTAGCTTTTCACTGTCCTTCCTGCAAGAAAGAGGGAATTTAAAATTGCCAACTATTAAGCTTGTTTCCTAAAAAGGTATGGCAAATACTATTTAAGTTAAAGCTaactttaaagttttattaacctttaaaaaatacttaagtgAGAAGCATTCTTGAGTGAGAtgagtcttctctttttgacAAACCTTTTGAGGAGCAATCCCAGTGCTCCTATGAATGATGTTTAGGTTATTAAGATATTGAACAATAACTTATAATTTACTCAggctgcttctttttcttctgactaCCCGCTTTAAGGCCAATCCACTCAGAGGGGAAGTAAAAAATGATGAAACTTCTTTTATTTAAGTAAATCCTATAAAAGATTTGGTAAGGAAGAAAGTTTCTGCTATgggtttaaataaattttttagttATCTTGGGGatttaaaatcttgttttttctctttttttgctacCATGAATAATGAGTATGTGTCTGGCTATAGGCTGTGAAAGAAAAAGCTTTTTCTTGAACTTTTATTCCATGATCTGGTTAACTTCACTTCGACCAGTTTCAACTTACAAAATGCTTCTTGTACCTATTCCTTCCTTAGGTAAATATGAACTAAGAGACACTGTGGCCGAGGTTCTAAGGCTTGACTCTCATGATCTGAGCGCACTAAGAAACTCCTTCCCCGTGCACTGCAGTGATTAAGCATTCTGGGTCAATAGGAACCAGCTATGATTTCTATTCTCTTAGTATGCAGTGCTCTGACATGAACCAAAACTTGGGTAAGAAAAGcctttttgttcatttgtgttgtgggtttttttttgtttttttgggtttttttggttcatgATAAGTTGATCTGtgcaaacattttaaagttttctaaattAACAAATATCTGTTTACAAATTCAGATAAGATGAACACATTCCAATAATGCAGCTAACTACAATCATTTTAGAATCATTTAAAGAGTTTTAGGAGGTATAAAAAGGGCCTTGTAAAAAACTAGTTTTTCTTCAGGTGCGTTGACCAAAGCATTAAACCAGCTTTAGACTGCAGTCACTACATTCTTTAGATGGGTCGGCATGAGCTACAGTACACCGTGTATAGTGTAATAGAAAATAGCCATGCTTAAAgtgtaaattattaaaaatacctttatccattttatgtcaaaataaatgttttacatatcCAAACTATTTCTTGTCTTCTTACCTAAAATTTTAGTTcccaattattaaaaaaaaattagcctgtGCTATGATTTGCATTCAATCGTCCTGAACTGCAAAAGCCACCTGATTTTTCGCTTTTTCAAAAAGCATGATTAActatagattaaaaaacataGCCATTCAATGCTTAGTAGCACAAAATTAACACCCACAATAACAAGACAATCACTGCCACTAAACAGTCTTTGagacaattctttaaaatatttacaattcacaACAAGAATATCTATCTGATGAagggttcttcttctttttctttaatatcatgTTTCAACACTTCAGGAAAAGCCATTTAGAATCCGTATCCCCCACCCTCAACTCCCACCCCCCtccaaaaaatgtttaaacattgTTTTGGTTTAAGCATTCATGCCCTAGCCAACTCTTTGCTAGAGTAAATAGGTAACTCATTAAATATGTAGCTCATGGGAAATCGAAGAAAAGCTATGGCATGATTTTGTTCAGTTGGTCTGTGCTCACGTAGCCACATGATGAGAGAAACTCTTTGTCAGGCAAGGGCAGGGCAGTTGCATTGAGTACGAGGCCCTGTGGAGATTGTACTATATGAATGGAGGTATAGTCTGGGACAGGCAACTCAGAACTTGGAACACGTTCTGCTGTCCCAGACCTCCCAGCAGTAGTGGTAAGGCTTTCCGTGGTGATGTAAATGTCTTCCTGGTTAAAGCTTGGCTCTACATGTGATTCAACCTCGACATGAGGGGCCAGGGCGATGCACTTTTTAGCATCTGCCTCACAGAAGTAGGCGTTGTCCATGATGAAGTTTGCTTGGCAGGGTGAGACGACTTCTGGATGCATGTCACACTGGGAGATCCCAGCCTTATTCTTTTGGCCCGGGGAAAGGACCACACTCCCTGCTGGTGTAATGTCACTTACCTGGGCATAAAAGTCGATGTTTGCCAATGAACTTGGATTGCTGAGCTGTTGCTGTGTATGGCCAGCTTGATGAGTTGACTCAGTTTTGCCAATAAGAAGTGATCTTGGTTTGTTTTCCTCTCCTAGGATAACACTGGGCTGCTGGCTAGCAGGGGTAGCATCATTCGAAGGTGAGTTATTTAGATTCTTCTGGTCAAGGCACAAGCGATCTGCTTCCCCTTTCAACCTTTGTGGCTGAGCAACCTCTGAGGTACCATCACACATGTCATTGGCATTGAAATCAGTCTCCAGAATGTCAGGTTCATAACAGCTGGTACGTCCAGAGTCGTCATCCTTTGCCCCAAGGATATTAAGTGATTTTTCATGGTCATTGCTTAGAAGTCTGTCTGTGTCTGATCCTTCAGTCTTTTCATCGGGGTCATCAATATCTAGCTCAATAAATTCAACCCAAGAGTCATCATTGTAGAATTCGTGTTTATAGTTGTCATGAATGGCTAAGATTGTGTTCACCTCTTCTAATTTTCCTTCCTAGGAAATAGAAAATGAAGATCTATGAAAAACTCACAACAATTAAGTGATATAATAAATAACATTCAGAGACTAATTAGTAACAAAACCACATTAGTGaagaacttttctttctttctttttaaaaattcttttctattatggttcaTCACAGAATACCAAACATAGTTCTCCATGCTATACAGCAggatgttgtttatccattccatatataatagcttgtatctgctaacctcaacctcccattccatccctcccccaaccccctccccctcggcaactacaagtctgttctctatgcctgtgagtctgtttttgtttcatatgtagataggttcatttgtgtcatattttagattccacatataagtgatatcgtatggtatttgtctttctctttgacttacttcacttagtatgacaatctctagttgcatccatgttgctgcaagtggcattatttcattcttttttatggctgagtagtattccattgtatatatgtaccacatcttctttatccattcatctttcgatgggcatttaggttgtttctatgtcttggctattgtgaatagtgctgctgtgaacataggggtgcatgtatctttttggattagagttttgtctggatatatgcctaggagtgggattgctggatcatatggtaattctatttttagttttctgaggaacctctatattgttttccatagaggctgtaccaacttacattccaacagtgtaggagtgttcccttttctccacaccctctccatcatctgttatttgtagagtttttaatgatggccattctgactggtgtgacgtggtacctcattgtagttttgatttgcatttctctagtaattagcaatgttgagcatcttttcatgtgcctattggacatttgtatttcttctttggagaaatgcctatttaggtcttctgcccatttttcaattgggttgtttatttgtatattttggaaataaagccCTTATTGGTCTCAttgtttgaaaatactttctcccattctgtaggttgtctctttgtttatggtttcttttgctgtgcaaaagctggtaagtttgattaggtcccatttgtttctttttgtttttatttctattgctttgggagactgacttaagaaaacattggtatgatttatgtcagagaatgttttgcctatgatctgtcctaggagttttgtggtgtcatgtcttaagtctttaagccactgtgagtttatttttatgtatggtgagagggtatgttctaacttcattgatttccatATGGCTGTCcaagtttcccagcaccacttgttggagagactgtctttttcctattgtatattctttcctcctttgttgaagattgactataggtgtgtgggtttatttctgggctctctattctgtttcattgacctatatgtctgttttttgtgccaatgcccctgtagctttgtagtattgtctgaagtctgggagggttatgcctcctgctttgttctttttcttcaggattgctttagcaattctgggtctttaatagttccatataaattttaggattattctagttctgtgaaaaatgtcatgggtaatttgatagggactgcattaaatctgtagtttgctttgggctgtatgaccattttaacaatgttaattcttccaatccatgagcatgggatatccttccatttctttgactcaccttcagtttcctttattaatgttttatagttctcagcatataagtcttttacCTCCACAGTCAGGTTTATTCTCaagcatattttatatttttgggtgagattttaaataatattgtttgtttacattccctttctgatattctgttgttagtgtaaagaaatgcaaccggTTTctatatgttaatcttgtatcctgctactttgctgaatttgcttattatttctagtagtttttttgtggattctttagggttttctatatagtatgtcatctgcataAAACGACAATTttgcctcttcccttccaatttggatactttttatttctttttcttgtctgattgctatggctaggacttccaatactatgttaaatagaagaggtaagagtgggcatccttgccttgttccagattttagtgggaagtctttcagcttttcaccattgagtattatattggctgtgggtttgtcatagcttttactatgttgagatatgttccctgtgtacccactttggtaagagtttttatcatgaatggatgtggaattttgtcaaatgttctttctgcatcttttgagatgatcatgtggtttttgtcttttcctttgtttacgtgatgtatcacattgatttgtgtatgctGAACCATgcttgtgaacttgggatgactcttggtcatggtgtatgatctttttttatgtgttgttggattttgttgagaatttttgcgtctatattcatcaaagatattggcctgtaattttcttttttggtggtgtctttgtctggtttgggtatcagggtgatggtggcttcatagaatgtctttgggagtgttccctcctcttcaattctttggaagagtttgagaaggactggtgtgagttcttctttgtatgtttggtagaatttgcctttgaagccatctggtcctggatttttgtttgtagggagttaaTTACATATTCTATTATTTCACCTCTaatgatcagtctgttcaaattatctacttat
This window harbors:
- the GHR gene encoding growth hormone receptor isoform X2, coding for MDLWQLLLTLAVAGSSDAFSGSPATPAILVRASQSLQRVHPGLETNSSGKPKFTKCRSPELETFSCHWTDGVHHGLQSPGSIQLFYIRRSTQEWTQEWKECPDYVSAGENSCYFNSSYTSIWIPYCIKLTSNGDTVDQKCFSVEEIVQPDPPIGLNWTLLNISLTGIHADIQVRWEPPPNADVQKGWIVLEYELQYKEVNETQWKMMDPVLSTSVPVYSLRLDKEYEVRVRSRQRNSEKYGEFSEVLFVTLPQMRPFACEEDFRFPWFLFIIFGTFGLMVTLFLCIFSKQQRIKMLILPPVPVPKIKGIDPDLLKEGKLEEVNTILAIHDNYKHEFYNDDSWVEFIELDIDDPDEKTEGSDTDRLLSNDHEKSLNILGAKDDDSGRTSCYEPDILETDFNANDMCDGTSEVAQPQRLKGEADRLCLDQKNLNNSPSNDATPASQQPSVILGEENKPRSLLIGKTESTHQAGHTQQQLSNPSSLANIDFYAQVSDITPAGSVVLSPGQKNKAGISQCDMHPEVVSPCQANFIMDNAYFCEADAKKCIALAPHVEVESHVEPSFNQEDIYITTESLTTTAGRSGTAERVPSSELPVPDYTSIHIVQSPQGLVLNATALPLPDKEFLSSCGYVSTDQLNKIMP
- the GHR gene encoding growth hormone receptor isoform X1, coding for MRCMVGPTGMDLWQLLLTLAVAGSSDAFSGSPATPAILVRASQSLQRVHPGLETNSSGKPKFTKCRSPELETFSCHWTDGVHHGLQSPGSIQLFYIRRSTQEWTQEWKECPDYVSAGENSCYFNSSYTSIWIPYCIKLTSNGDTVDQKCFSVEEIVQPDPPIGLNWTLLNISLTGIHADIQVRWEPPPNADVQKGWIVLEYELQYKEVNETQWKMMDPVLSTSVPVYSLRLDKEYEVRVRSRQRNSEKYGEFSEVLFVTLPQMRPFACEEDFRFPWFLFIIFGTFGLMVTLFLCIFSKQQRIKMLILPPVPVPKIKGIDPDLLKEGKLEEVNTILAIHDNYKHEFYNDDSWVEFIELDIDDPDEKTEGSDTDRLLSNDHEKSLNILGAKDDDSGRTSCYEPDILETDFNANDMCDGTSEVAQPQRLKGEADRLCLDQKNLNNSPSNDATPASQQPSVILGEENKPRSLLIGKTESTHQAGHTQQQLSNPSSLANIDFYAQVSDITPAGSVVLSPGQKNKAGISQCDMHPEVVSPCQANFIMDNAYFCEADAKKCIALAPHVEVESHVEPSFNQEDIYITTESLTTTAGRSGTAERVPSSELPVPDYTSIHIVQSPQGLVLNATALPLPDKEFLSSCGYVSTDQLNKIMP